A genomic window from Lotus japonicus ecotype B-129 chromosome 1, LjGifu_v1.2 includes:
- the LOC130729084 gene encoding uncharacterized protein LOC130729084, translating to MGSQVSKQVERRKTIHTQKKTLYDLKSSGEDYPGSEYHPTDRKNWMSGLNPEKLHINQIVWPGTHDSATNKIGIPLVTRPFAQCQSLSIYNQLVKGTRVLDIRVEENRRVCHGILVTYSVDVVINDVKKFLSETEHEIIILEIRTEFGHEDPPEFSKYLEENLGEYLISQDDHVFGKTITEVLPKRVICVWKPRKSPQPKTGDPLWSAGYLKDNWINTDLPSTKFDGNLKHLGEHPPVSARKYFYRVENTVTPVADNPVLCVKPVTRRIHGYARLFIAQCFANGCADKLQVLSTDFIDEDFVDACVGLTHARIEGKV from the coding sequence ATGGGATCTCAAGTCTCTAAACAGGTTGAAAGAAGAAAGACAATCCATACCCAGAAGAAAACTCTATATGATCTCAAAAGCTCAGGGGAAGACTACCCTGGCTCTGAATACCACCCCACCGACAGGAAAAACTGGATGAGTGGTCTCAACCCAGAGAAACTTCACATCAACCAGATTGTTTGGCCTGGAACACATGATTCTGCAACAAACAAGATTGGTATCCCACTCGTCACTCGCCCTTTTGCTCAATGTCAATCACTCTCCATCTACAACCAGCTTGTGAAGGGTACCCGTGTTCTCGACATTCGGGTGGAGGAGAATCGCCGTGTGTGCCACGGTATCCTCGTTACTTACAGTGTTGATGTTGTGATCAATGATGTCAAGAAGTTTCTGTCAGAAACAGAGCATGAGATCATAATCCTTGAGATCAGAACAGAGTTTGGCCATGAGGATCCACCTGAATTCTCCAAGTACTTGGAGGAAAATTTGGGTGAGTACTTGATTTCCCAGGATGATCATGTTTTTGGCAAGACCATCACTGAGGTGTTACCCAAGAGAGTTATATGCGTTTGGAAGCCGAGAAAATCTCCACAGCCTAAAACAGGGGATCCCCTGTGGAGTGCAGGGTATCTGAAGGATAATTGGATCAACACTGATCTGCCATCAACCAAGTTCGATGGAAATTTGAAGCATTTGGGCGAGCATCCACCGGTTTCGGCGAGGAAATACTTCTACAGGGTGGAGAACACGGTGACTCCGGTGGCGGATAACCCTGTTCTGTGTGTGAAACCTGTCACCAGACGCATTCATGGGTATGCTAGGCTCTTCATTGCTCAGTGCTTCGCTAACGGCTGCGCTGATAAGCTTCAGGTTTTGTCCACTGATTTCATTGATGAGGATTTTGTTGATGCTTGTGTTGGACTCACCCATGCAAGAATTGAAGGAAAAGTCTGA